In Actinomycetota bacterium, one genomic interval encodes:
- a CDS encoding DNA-3-methyladenine glycosylase 2 family protein: protein MRITCKGPYDFRLTWGLFSAHAAGNATRRGSLAMWWDGTPTLIYLRQTGEEPPRLELIADPMPARPLEFQKKVREMLFADLELQPFYRRARRDRSLRPVVNALVGLKPVRPPDVFQMVVIALSEQQVSMAAAHRVRERLLAACGTRAGRLLAFPRAEDVAALGPEGLRACGFSARKASCLAALAEMFASGDMDVSSWEEMDDETLASRLRGYPGIGEWTAEYILLRGLGRLDALPASDLGVRRAVGRCLAEGEELSAGEVRELLEPWRPWRGLLAFYLLAHQRLMRKELDQAKGLDQAQ, encoded by the coding sequence ATGAGGATAACCTGTAAGGGTCCGTACGATTTCCGCCTCACCTGGGGGCTTTTCTCCGCTCATGCCGCCGGCAACGCCACCCGGCGCGGCTCTCTGGCCATGTGGTGGGACGGGACGCCCACCCTCATCTATCTGCGACAGACCGGGGAGGAGCCCCCGAGACTGGAGCTCATCGCCGATCCCATGCCGGCACGGCCGCTCGAGTTCCAGAAAAAGGTAAGGGAGATGCTCTTTGCCGACCTGGAACTGCAGCCCTTCTACCGCCGCGCGCGCCGCGACCGGTCGCTGCGCCCCGTGGTCAACGCGCTGGTGGGCCTGAAGCCGGTGCGCCCGCCGGACGTGTTCCAGATGGTGGTGATCGCCCTCAGCGAGCAGCAGGTCTCCATGGCCGCCGCGCACCGTGTACGCGAACGCCTCCTCGCCGCATGCGGGACCAGGGCGGGCCGCCTCCTGGCCTTCCCGCGCGCCGAGGACGTAGCCGCGCTAGGCCCCGAGGGACTGCGCGCCTGCGGGTTCTCCGCGCGCAAGGCGTCCTGCCTCGCCGCCCTTGCGGAGATGTTCGCCTCCGGAGACATGGACGTCTCTTCCTGGGAGGAGATGGATGACGAGACGCTCGCCTCCCGCCTGCGCGGCTACCCGGGCATCGGGGAATGGACGGCGGAATACATCCTGCTGCGCGGGCTGGGCCGCCTGGACGCGCTGCCCGCCTCGGACCTCGGCGTGCGCCGCGCCGTGGGACGCTGCCTGGCCGAGGGTGAGGAACTGAGCGCGGGCGAGGTGCGGGAGCTGCTCGAGCCCTGGCGTCCATGGCGGGGCCTGCTCGCTTTCTACCTCCTCGCCCATCAGCGGCTCATGCGGAAGGAGCTGGACCAGGCGAAGGGGCTGGACCAGGCGCAGTGA
- a CDS encoding CehA/McbA family metallohydrolase, which yields MRRAVKAALALPLAAAGAAAGTVAFGVMDYLYDPEFFRPGRKPEPSRETAPGEAWLEPSMVRAGEGKKTVTLRFRCGPGGISEDGGIKVSFCRLVDFGEKGLRPTFLYADGWGPRQNRHPRLPNYYSCELKTSGNARLEMVPQGYFPLRGAVRFLGREFLRRCGVKLDRLDVFYLYLELRKIRIRVRDGRLAEGDEIVIVLGDRRHGSPGWASPAHPSRVDVAVEVDERATGIYRLIAACPVLEAVGGRAVALEPVLSACDEAGEARLLIRAVDEKGEVDPTFTGEAQIVPVEGMEAPYRVSFRPQDRGVAAVTCRMTRPGVYRVGALAGGLAGESNPVPVGGDLRLYWGDLHVHTALCDGCLEPGAFYREARDELGLDFAAITTHDTMDLFEPSGREEEWELVKRLCREYNQPGRFVTFLGYEWSDHRWGHRGIYYAPEETDPPLFSWVDGESDTPARLEGLLRERDAIVVPHHTAWRRIFMALFNWLKFLRMKVPEAYTWWGPENEQQRLVEIYSMHGSSERYDGPFPITHGAPRGWFPRFLRDDRSRPGFGNYVQEALASGLRLGIIAGSDRHDYAVDERYHPIDIYPRGLTAIWADELTPESLWRALWNRRVYGTTGARMVLELFADGLPMGTEYFCSGSPRLQGRVLGTSRLRSVELLRHDERGYSVAWSGAGAAEVGFDLVDGDLRGEGFYYLRAEQEDGHCAWSSPIWICR from the coding sequence TTGCGCAGGGCCGTTAAGGCCGCCCTCGCCCTTCCGCTGGCCGCGGCGGGCGCCGCGGCCGGGACCGTCGCCTTCGGGGTGATGGATTACCTGTACGATCCCGAGTTCTTCCGCCCGGGACGCAAGCCCGAGCCCTCGCGGGAGACCGCGCCCGGCGAGGCCTGGCTCGAGCCCTCCATGGTGCGGGCGGGTGAGGGCAAGAAGACCGTCACCCTGCGTTTCCGCTGCGGTCCCGGGGGGATATCCGAGGACGGGGGAATAAAGGTCTCCTTCTGCCGCCTCGTCGATTTCGGGGAAAAAGGCCTGCGGCCCACCTTCCTCTACGCCGACGGCTGGGGGCCCAGGCAGAACCGCCACCCGCGCCTGCCAAATTATTACTCCTGCGAGCTCAAGACGTCCGGGAACGCCCGCCTGGAGATGGTGCCGCAGGGCTATTTCCCCCTGCGCGGCGCGGTGCGCTTCCTGGGCAGGGAGTTCCTGCGCCGGTGCGGGGTGAAGCTGGACCGCCTGGACGTCTTCTATCTCTATCTGGAGCTGAGGAAGATTCGCATCCGGGTCAGGGACGGCCGCCTCGCCGAGGGCGACGAGATCGTGATCGTGCTGGGAGACCGGCGGCACGGAAGCCCGGGGTGGGCCTCCCCCGCGCACCCCTCGCGCGTGGACGTGGCGGTGGAGGTGGACGAGAGGGCCACGGGCATCTACCGCCTCATCGCTGCGTGTCCCGTCCTGGAGGCGGTGGGCGGAAGGGCCGTGGCCCTTGAGCCCGTCCTCTCCGCCTGCGACGAAGCCGGCGAGGCCAGGCTGCTCATACGGGCCGTGGACGAAAAAGGGGAGGTGGACCCCACCTTCACGGGAGAGGCGCAGATCGTCCCCGTGGAGGGCATGGAAGCGCCTTACCGGGTGAGTTTCCGTCCCCAGGACCGCGGGGTGGCGGCGGTGACGTGCAGGATGACCCGCCCCGGGGTCTACCGCGTGGGCGCGCTCGCGGGAGGGCTGGCGGGGGAGAGCAATCCCGTGCCCGTGGGCGGCGACCTGCGCCTCTACTGGGGAGACCTGCACGTGCACACCGCCCTGTGCGACGGATGCCTGGAGCCCGGGGCCTTCTACCGAGAGGCCCGTGACGAGCTGGGCCTCGACTTCGCGGCCATCACCACCCACGACACCATGGACCTCTTCGAGCCCTCGGGCAGGGAGGAGGAGTGGGAGCTCGTCAAGCGTTTGTGCAGAGAATACAACCAGCCTGGGAGGTTCGTGACCTTCCTGGGCTACGAGTGGTCCGACCACAGGTGGGGGCACCGGGGGATCTATTACGCGCCGGAGGAAACGGACCCGCCCCTCTTCAGCTGGGTGGACGGCGAGAGCGACACGCCCGCTAGACTGGAGGGGCTGCTGCGCGAGCGCGACGCCATCGTGGTCCCCCACCACACCGCCTGGCGGCGCATCTTCATGGCCCTCTTCAACTGGCTGAAGTTCCTGAGGATGAAGGTGCCGGAGGCCTATACCTGGTGGGGCCCGGAGAACGAACAGCAACGACTGGTGGAGATCTACAGCATGCACGGCAGCTCCGAGCGCTACGACGGTCCCTTTCCCATAACCCACGGCGCTCCCCGGGGATGGTTCCCGCGCTTCCTGCGGGACGACCGCAGCCGGCCGGGGTTCGGGAACTACGTGCAGGAGGCGCTGGCCTCCGGCCTGCGCCTGGGCATCATCGCCGGCAGCGACCGCCACGACTACGCCGTGGACGAGCGCTATCATCCCATCGATATCTATCCCCGCGGCCTCACCGCCATCTGGGCCGACGAGCTCACGCCCGAGTCCCTGTGGAGGGCGCTCTGGAACCGCAGGGTCTACGGCACCACGGGCGCGCGCATGGTCCTGGAGCTTTTCGCGGACGGCCTCCCCATGGGCACGGAATATTTCTGCTCCGGCAGTCCGCGCCTGCAGGGCCGCGTCCTGGGCACCTCCCGGCTGCGCTCGGTGGAGCTGCTGCGCCACGACGAGCGGGGATATTCCGTGGCCTGGAGCGGCGCGGGAGCGGCGGAGGTCGGCTTCGACCTCGTGGACGGAGACCTGCGGGGCGAGGGTTTCTACTACCTGCGGGCGGAGCAGGAGGACGGTCACTGCGCCTGGTCCAGCCCCATCTGGATCTGCCGCTGA
- the dinB gene encoding DNA polymerase IV: protein MTQFVMHGLLRPADQGRAREGRCVLHLDMDAYFASVEQRDVPIYRGRPLVVCHTSSDFCSHGVVATASYEARPWGVKAGMSVWEARSRCPRACFVHADIPKYLDNARRILRICERRSHRVEVFSIDEVFLDLTPLLRSRPAGEERWEEARRLGAALKEDIRRELRLTASVGIGPNKLVAKMASEFQKPDGLTVIRPEQLPDVLAPLPVDRLVGVGARMRRNLRAMGIETVGDLARAPREALEWRFGIMGRLLWRAARGEDDSPVTRSGEVHEVKSFGHSLSLRGGTDDPEYLENTLLGLVDAVTRRMRRDGYLGKTVNLRLRVGYAMGYARARTLEEYTDLPSPVYAAARDLLRREAASGLWKEPVTTVGVSVSQLRRREEGKQVTIWDCLDPREEKLTAALDALRDRYGEGVVTRASLLGDFALSGMNLAR from the coding sequence ATGACCCAGTTCGTGATGCACGGTCTCCTCCGCCCCGCCGACCAGGGCAGGGCGAGGGAGGGACGCTGCGTGCTCCACCTGGACATGGACGCCTACTTCGCCTCCGTGGAGCAGAGGGACGTCCCCATCTACCGCGGTCGTCCCCTCGTGGTCTGTCACACCTCCAGCGATTTCTGCTCCCACGGGGTGGTGGCCACCGCCTCCTACGAGGCCCGTCCCTGGGGGGTGAAGGCGGGCATGTCGGTGTGGGAGGCGCGTTCGCGCTGTCCCCGGGCGTGCTTCGTGCACGCCGACATCCCCAAGTACCTGGACAACGCCCGGCGCATCCTGCGCATCTGCGAGCGGCGCTCGCATCGGGTGGAAGTCTTTTCCATAGACGAGGTCTTCCTGGACCTCACCCCCCTCCTGCGTTCCCGCCCCGCGGGGGAGGAGCGCTGGGAGGAGGCGCGCAGGCTGGGCGCGGCCCTGAAGGAGGACATCCGCCGCGAGCTGCGCCTCACCGCCTCCGTGGGCATAGGCCCCAACAAGCTGGTGGCCAAGATGGCCTCCGAGTTCCAGAAGCCCGACGGCCTCACCGTCATCCGGCCGGAACAGCTCCCGGACGTCCTGGCCCCCCTGCCCGTGGACAGGCTGGTGGGGGTGGGAGCCCGCATGCGCCGCAACCTCCGCGCCATGGGCATCGAGACGGTGGGGGACCTGGCCCGCGCCCCGCGTGAGGCGCTGGAGTGGCGGTTCGGGATCATGGGGCGCCTGCTGTGGAGGGCGGCGCGGGGGGAGGACGACAGCCCGGTGACGCGCAGCGGGGAGGTCCACGAGGTGAAGTCCTTCGGGCACAGCCTCTCCCTGCGCGGTGGCACCGACGACCCGGAATACCTGGAGAACACCCTCCTGGGGCTGGTGGACGCGGTGACGCGGCGCATGCGCCGCGACGGATACCTGGGGAAAACGGTCAACCTGCGCCTGCGGGTGGGGTACGCCATGGGCTACGCCCGCGCCAGGACCCTGGAGGAATACACCGACCTCCCCTCCCCCGTCTATGCCGCGGCGCGGGACCTGCTGCGCCGCGAGGCCGCCTCGGGGCTCTGGAAGGAGCCGGTGACCACCGTGGGGGTGTCCGTCTCTCAGTTGCGCCGCCGCGAGGAGGGGAAGCAGGTGACCATCTGGGACTGCCTGGACCCGCGCGAGGAAAAGCTCACCGCCGCCCTCGACGCCCTGCGTGACCGCTACGGGGAGGGGGTGGTGACGCGGGCCTCCCTCCTGGGCGACTTCGCGCTCTCCGGCATGAACCTCGCCCGCTGA
- the lexA gene encoding transcriptional repressor LexA, with protein sequence MDELTPRQEEVLGFVLEKLERSGYPPSVREICEALGMSSTRGAQRHLEALERKGFISRAPGARAIQVRGGFREAASYLPLVGEVPAGPLRYASEEVEEWLPVPARWGGRGRFILRVRGDSMVGDGIKDGDLVVVDPRPDAEDGEVVVALVDGEATVKRLRRRGKAVELVASNPAYPVLRVERGEAEVRLAGKVVALLRERI encoded by the coding sequence TTGGACGAACTCACGCCCAGGCAGGAGGAAGTGCTCGGCTTCGTGCTGGAGAAGCTGGAGCGCAGCGGGTACCCTCCCAGCGTGCGGGAGATATGCGAGGCCCTGGGGATGTCCTCCACCCGCGGTGCCCAGCGCCACCTGGAGGCCCTGGAGAGGAAGGGCTTCATATCCCGCGCCCCCGGCGCGCGCGCCATCCAGGTGCGGGGAGGGTTCAGGGAGGCGGCGTCCTACCTTCCCCTGGTGGGCGAGGTTCCCGCCGGCCCCCTGCGGTACGCCTCCGAGGAGGTGGAGGAGTGGCTTCCCGTGCCCGCGCGCTGGGGAGGCCGGGGACGTTTTATCCTGCGGGTGAGGGGCGACAGCATGGTCGGCGACGGCATAAAGGACGGGGACCTGGTGGTGGTGGATCCCCGCCCGGATGCGGAGGACGGCGAGGTGGTGGTGGCCCTGGTGGACGGCGAGGCCACCGTGAAGAGGCTGCGGCGGCGTGGGAAGGCGGTGGAGCTGGTGGCCTCCAACCCCGCCTATCCTGTCCTGCGGGTGGAGCGGGGCGAGGCGGAGGTGAGGCTGGCGGGGAAGGTGGTGGCGCTGCTGCGGGAGCGGATCTGA
- a CDS encoding STAS domain-containing protein, with product MVEEERGGTVLDVAVESVGGRSLIALSGEVDVYSAYKLRDTIKDLVEEGHYHIVVDLEKVAFLDSTGLGVLVGGLKRVRNHGGELGIICSQEKILRVFRITGLTKVFPIYASREEMHAKAEEA from the coding sequence ATGGTAGAAGAGGAGAGAGGAGGCACCGTCCTCGACGTCGCGGTGGAGAGCGTGGGTGGACGCTCCCTCATCGCCTTGAGCGGAGAGGTCGATGTATACAGCGCCTACAAGCTGCGCGATACCATCAAGGACCTCGTGGAGGAGGGACATTACCACATCGTCGTGGACCTCGAAAAGGTCGCCTTTCTCGACAGCACCGGCCTGGGCGTCCTGGTGGGCGGCCTGAAGAGGGTCAGGAACCACGGCGGCGAGCTGGGGATCATCTGCAGCCAGGAAAAGATCCTGCGCGTCTTCCGCATCACCGGGCTCACCAAGGTCTTCCCGATTTACGCTTCCAGGGAAGAGATGCACGCAAAAGCCGAGGAGGCATGA
- a CDS encoding ATP-binding protein yields the protein MPREETTEFELEMPAQAKYVGLARLLAGSIARRMRFSEESIDDLKIAISEMCTNAIVHTGNGEATRPPILVRYLAGDGFLTVEVRDRGPGFDPACVLDRQREDLLGKGFGIPLIRSLVDVFECDSSPGSGTVVTITKFVDRE from the coding sequence TTGCCCCGAGAGGAGACCACCGAGTTCGAGCTGGAGATGCCGGCGCAGGCGAAGTACGTGGGGCTGGCCCGGCTGCTGGCCGGCTCCATAGCGCGGCGCATGCGCTTCAGTGAGGAGAGCATCGACGACCTCAAGATCGCCATCTCCGAGATGTGCACCAACGCCATCGTGCACACCGGCAACGGCGAAGCCACCAGGCCTCCCATACTGGTACGCTACCTGGCGGGAGACGGTTTTTTAACCGTCGAGGTACGGGACCGCGGGCCGGGTTTCGACCCCGCCTGCGTGCTGGACCGCCAGCGCGAAGACCTCCTCGGCAAGGGATTCGGGATCCCGTTGATAAGAAGCCTGGTGGACGTGTTCGAGTGCGACTCCAGCCCCGGCAGCGGCACGGTGGTCACCATCACCAAGTTCGTGGACAGGGAATGA
- a CDS encoding protein-L-isoaspartate(D-aspartate) O-methyltransferase, which translates to MDKEYFTKARKAMVRQQIAARGVEDPRVLEAMRKVPRHLFVPAHLADRAYDDSPLPIGEGQTISQPYMVAWMTELLELKEDSRVLEVGTGSGYQAAVLCELAREVYTVEKIPELAREAERRLLSLGYRNFHLRVGDGTLGWPEEAPFDGIIVTAGAPSVPQPLAEQLADRGRLVIPVGPSGMQMLTVIRREGGGFTRSEKGSCVFVPLVGEHGWKRGRNRWYD; encoded by the coding sequence ATGGATAAGGAATATTTTACCAAGGCACGCAAGGCCATGGTCAGGCAGCAGATCGCCGCCCGCGGCGTCGAGGATCCCCGCGTTCTGGAGGCCATGCGCAAGGTCCCGCGCCACCTTTTCGTCCCCGCCCACCTCGCGGACCGCGCCTACGACGACTCGCCCCTCCCCATCGGAGAGGGACAGACCATCAGTCAGCCCTACATGGTGGCCTGGATGACGGAGCTCCTCGAGCTGAAAGAAGATTCCAGGGTTCTAGAAGTGGGCACCGGTTCCGGCTACCAAGCCGCAGTGCTGTGTGAGCTGGCGCGCGAGGTGTACACGGTGGAGAAGATCCCGGAGCTGGCGCGCGAGGCGGAGCGCCGCCTCCTCTCCCTCGGCTACCGCAATTTCCACCTCCGTGTGGGCGACGGCACCTTGGGCTGGCCAGAGGAGGCCCCCTTCGACGGCATCATCGTCACCGCGGGGGCTCCCTCCGTCCCCCAGCCCCTCGCCGAGCAGCTGGCCGACAGGGGAAGGTTGGTGATCCCCGTTGGGCCCTCGGGCATGCAGATGCTCACGGTCATCCGCCGCGAGGGCGGCGGGTTCACGCGCAGCGAGAAGGGGTCCTGCGTCTTCGTCCCCCTGGTGGGGGAGCACGGATGGAAGCGGGGACGCAACCGCTGGTACGACTAG
- a CDS encoding polyprenol monophosphomannose synthase: MRELTVVLPTYNERENIERIVEAILRQPLDLGILVVDDNSPDGTGEVADRIAAADPRVEVLHREGKGGLGTAYRAGFRYALERGAQYCFEIDADFSHNPDDLPRLYAAAREADAAVGSRYIKGGGAPDWSFYRWLISRGGNLYTKMVARTRTVDTTSGFRCYSRRVLEAIPLDRVTSQGYAFQIEMTFVAEALGFRIVEVPIIFVDRKGGESKMDSDIFWEGLKVVWGLRRKYRDLEPVV; encoded by the coding sequence ATGCGTGAACTGACCGTGGTGCTGCCGACCTACAACGAGCGCGAGAACATCGAGCGCATCGTGGAGGCCATCCTGCGCCAGCCACTGGACCTGGGCATCCTGGTGGTGGACGACAACTCCCCCGACGGGACGGGGGAGGTAGCCGACCGCATAGCCGCGGCGGACCCCCGGGTGGAGGTCCTGCACCGGGAGGGGAAGGGGGGGCTGGGTACCGCCTACCGCGCCGGGTTCCGCTATGCACTGGAGAGGGGAGCGCAGTACTGCTTCGAGATAGACGCCGACTTCTCCCACAACCCCGACGACCTCCCCCGCCTCTACGCCGCGGCTCGCGAGGCGGACGCCGCCGTGGGGTCGCGCTACATCAAGGGAGGGGGCGCTCCCGACTGGAGCTTCTACCGCTGGCTGATCAGCCGCGGCGGGAACCTCTACACCAAGATGGTAGCGCGCACCAGGACGGTGGACACCACCTCGGGATTCCGCTGCTACTCGCGGCGCGTGCTGGAGGCCATCCCCCTGGACCGCGTCACCTCGCAGGGCTACGCCTTCCAGATCGAGATGACCTTCGTTGCCGAAGCGCTGGGCTTCCGCATCGTGGAGGTCCCCATCATCTTCGTGGACCGCAAGGGCGGCGAGTCCAAGATGGACTCCGATATCTTTTGGGAGGGCTTGAAGGTGGTCTGGGGTCTGCGGCGCAAGTACCGGGACCTCGAGCCCGTGGTCTGA
- a CDS encoding GGDEF domain-containing protein, translating into MQTRIAFIGFNQACSRLAKLLAEGEGSEVVGLLSRGIPSLWPESLDPPAVFTSRRDLFRTAAPDLVLVADEGVGELKGIPAHCQVLDARDGSPLARLLESLPAAGHAAQLSREAIYGFMDICSGVNVIEAYTDPLPKLAQLLDRAMAFCGAALGMVLLPGAAVDELKVVLARGEAAEALVEETLDARTSVCGASFDSGAVIQERLRPEHAEYGHLADTGIGSLIGLPLRAEGRVVGVLALGMEEEELEALKMPVLALVADQAALTVLIARLYSELETNAVRDAASGLFNREYFIHQVKREVSRARRYSLNICLLFFEIDDYEGYVERNGRYLGDLVLKDLGAVVRRNTREVDTAARYGESLFGVLLPETRRLGAMRLAERIRKVVEEYPFPSRVRKEVERLTVCVGVSSYPANADNDTDLVNRALAALAAARAAGPNNVRLYSDDLGAESA; encoded by the coding sequence ATGCAGACAAGGATCGCTTTCATAGGGTTCAACCAGGCCTGTTCGCGCCTGGCGAAGCTGCTGGCCGAGGGCGAGGGCAGCGAGGTGGTGGGACTCCTCTCCCGGGGAATCCCCTCACTCTGGCCCGAGTCGTTGGATCCCCCCGCCGTCTTCACATCACGCAGGGACCTCTTCCGTACCGCCGCGCCCGATCTGGTGCTGGTGGCCGACGAAGGGGTGGGGGAGCTCAAAGGAATCCCTGCCCACTGCCAGGTGCTGGACGCGCGCGACGGCTCGCCCCTGGCGCGGCTGCTGGAGTCCCTGCCGGCCGCGGGGCATGCGGCGCAGTTGAGCCGGGAGGCGATATACGGCTTCATGGACATCTGCTCCGGCGTCAACGTCATCGAGGCCTACACCGACCCCCTTCCCAAGCTCGCCCAGCTGCTGGACCGGGCCATGGCCTTCTGCGGCGCGGCGCTGGGCATGGTGCTGCTGCCGGGAGCGGCGGTGGACGAGCTCAAGGTGGTGCTGGCGAGGGGCGAGGCGGCGGAGGCCCTGGTGGAGGAAACCCTGGACGCCAGGACCTCCGTCTGCGGCGCCTCCTTCGACTCGGGCGCCGTGATCCAGGAGCGTCTGCGCCCGGAGCACGCGGAATACGGTCACCTGGCGGATACCGGGATAGGAAGCCTCATCGGGTTGCCCCTACGCGCGGAGGGAAGGGTCGTCGGCGTGCTCGCCCTGGGGATGGAAGAAGAGGAGCTGGAGGCGTTGAAGATGCCCGTGCTGGCCTTGGTCGCGGACCAGGCGGCCCTCACGGTGCTCATCGCCCGTCTCTATTCCGAGCTGGAGACCAACGCGGTCAGGGATGCCGCCAGCGGACTGTTCAACCGTGAATACTTCATCCACCAGGTGAAAAGGGAGGTCAGCCGCGCCCGCCGCTACAGCCTCAACATCTGCCTCCTCTTTTTCGAGATCGACGACTACGAGGGTTACGTGGAGCGCAACGGGCGCTACCTGGGGGACCTCGTCTTGAAAGACCTGGGCGCCGTCGTCAGGCGCAACACGCGGGAGGTGGACACCGCGGCGCGTTACGGAGAGAGCCTCTTTGGGGTGCTCCTTCCGGAGACGAGGCGCCTGGGGGCCATGCGGCTGGCGGAACGCATCCGCAAGGTGGTGGAGGAATACCCCTTCCCCTCGCGGGTCAGGAAAGAGGTGGAAAGGCTGACGGTCTGCGTGGGGGTGTCGTCGTACCCCGCCAATGCCGACAACGATACCGACCTCGTGAACCGGGCCCTTGCCGCCCTAGCCGCCGCCAGGGCGGCAGGTCCCAACAACGTGCGCTTGTACTCTGACGACCTGGGGGCGGAGTCCGCCTGA
- a CDS encoding radical SAM protein, with protein MLAIRLGGRERSTDSGTGVKDMSQQGNGKNGAKLTRRMRRNFYQAFGPPTFPLFMVAGGWILKSIGPRMPFIKFARPDRFSYHLPPVKSRAYERFYRNIIDRGLGREWGPHAVTIAVTQDCNAHCVHCSAFRRSREGTLTTGQWCEVVDQCAELGITDIIITGGEPLLRPDLDVIIRRIVENDCVADIFTNGSLLSEENLDKLSTAGCDTIFVSLDSPVPEEHDRLRGVPGLYQRAVEGIERAVARGMAVGVSTYMNRESIARDYHHRFLELCRELGVRELTVFDLVPTGKCIKEDELILTDAEREKFRVIHEEQWKDFKGPRVCLMCHVNDPHIMGCFGVKWQIHITHNGFVTPCDFNPLHFGNVKEEPLWDIWHRMKVHPEYDRKTMTCRMQDPEFRRKYIHKIPEGAELPFPIDMVDREHREAAAR; from the coding sequence ATGTTGGCGATTCGCCTTGGGGGCAGGGAGAGGAGCACGGACAGCGGAACGGGAGTGAAGGACATGTCGCAGCAGGGAAACGGCAAGAACGGGGCGAAGCTGACCCGCAGGATGAGGCGCAATTTCTACCAGGCCTTCGGGCCTCCCACCTTCCCCCTCTTCATGGTGGCGGGGGGATGGATACTCAAGAGCATCGGGCCGCGCATGCCCTTCATCAAGTTCGCGCGGCCGGACAGGTTCTCCTACCACCTTCCGCCCGTGAAATCGCGCGCCTATGAACGCTTCTACCGCAACATCATCGACCGCGGGTTGGGCAGGGAATGGGGGCCCCATGCCGTGACCATCGCGGTGACCCAGGACTGCAACGCGCACTGCGTACACTGCAGCGCCTTCCGGCGCAGCCGTGAGGGGACCCTGACCACGGGACAGTGGTGCGAGGTCGTCGACCAGTGCGCGGAACTGGGCATCACCGACATCATCATCACCGGCGGCGAGCCCCTGCTGCGCCCGGACCTGGACGTGATAATCCGCCGTATCGTGGAGAACGACTGCGTCGCGGATATCTTCACCAACGGGTCCCTGCTCAGCGAGGAGAACCTGGACAAGCTGAGTACCGCCGGCTGCGACACCATCTTCGTGAGTCTGGACAGCCCGGTGCCGGAGGAACACGACCGCCTGCGGGGCGTGCCCGGCCTTTACCAGCGGGCGGTGGAGGGTATCGAGCGTGCGGTGGCCCGCGGCATGGCCGTCGGCGTCTCCACCTATATGAACCGCGAGTCTATTGCCAGAGATTACCATCACAGGTTCCTGGAGCTCTGCCGCGAACTGGGGGTACGCGAGCTCACCGTCTTCGACCTCGTGCCCACCGGAAAGTGCATCAAGGAGGACGAGCTCATCCTCACCGACGCCGAGCGCGAGAAGTTCCGGGTCATCCACGAGGAACAGTGGAAGGACTTCAAGGGGCCCAGAGTATGCCTGATGTGCCACGTCAACGACCCCCATATCATGGGGTGCTTCGGGGTCAAGTGGCAGATCCATATCACCCACAACGGCTTCGTGACCCCCTGCGACTTCAATCCCCTGCACTTCGGCAACGTCAAGGAAGAGCCGCTGTGGGACATCTGGCACCGCATGAAGGTGCACCCCGAGTACGACCGCAAGACCATGACCTGCCGTATGCAGGACCCCGAGTTCCGCAGAAAATACATCCATAAGATCCCGGAAGGGGCGGAGTTGCCCTTCCCCATCGATATGGTGGACCGCGAGCACCGCGAGGCGGCCGCCAGGTAG